The following proteins are encoded in a genomic region of Populus trichocarpa isolate Nisqually-1 chromosome 13, P.trichocarpa_v4.1, whole genome shotgun sequence:
- the LOC7487727 gene encoding probable leucine-rich repeat receptor-like protein kinase At5g63930 isoform X1, translated as MERISYSMLTVFVISLSFHQSMGLNAEGQYLLDIKSRIGDAYNHLSNWNPNDSTPCGWKGVNCTSDYNQVVWRLDLNSMNLSGSLSPSIGGLVHLTLLNVSFNFLSKNIPSEIGNCSSLEVLYLDNNLFVGQLPVELAKLSCLTDLNIANNRISGPLPDQIGNLSSLSLLIAYSNNITGPLPASLGNLKNLRTFRAGQNLISGSLPSEIGGCESLEYLGLAQNQLSEEIPKEIGMLQNLTDLILWSNQLSGSIPEELGNCTNLGTLALYHNKLEGPMPQELGNLLFLRKLYLYGNNLNGAIPKEIGNLSFAVEIDFSENELTGEIPIELTKISGLQLLYIFENELNGVIPDELTTLENLTKLDLSINYLSGTIPMGFQHMKQLVMLQLFNNSLGGIIPQALGVYSKLWVVDLSNNHLTGEIPRHLCRNENLILLNLGSNNLTGYIPTGVTNCKPLVQLHLAANGLVGSFPSGLCKMVNLSSFELDQNKFTGPIPPEIGQCHVLKRLHLSGNYFNGELPRQIGKLSQLVIFNVSSNFLTGVIPAEIFSCKMLQRLDLTRNSFVGAIPSEIGALSQLEILMLSENQLSGNIPVEVGNLSRLTYLQMGGNLFSGEIPVTLGGILSLQIALNLSYNNLSGPIPTELGNLVLLEFLLLNNNHLSGEIPGSFEKLSSLLGCNFSNNDLTGPLPSLSLFQKTGIGSFFGNKGLCGGPFGNCNGSPSFSSNPSDAEGRSLRIGKIIAIISAVIGGISLILILVIVYFMRRPVDMVAPLQDQSSSSPISDIYFSPKDEFTFQDLVVATENFDDSFVIGRGACGTVYRADLPCGRIIAVKRLASNREGSNIDNSFRAEIQTLGNIRHRNIVKLYGFCYHQGSNLLLYEYLAKGSLGELLHGSPSSLDWRTRFKIALGSAHGLAYLHHDCKPRIFHRDIKSNNILLDEKFDARVGDFGLAKVIDMPHSKSMSAVAGSYGYIAPEYAYTLKVTEKCDIYSYGVVLLELLTGRTPVQPLDQGGDLVSWVRNYIQVHSLSPGMLDDRVNVQDQNTIPHMITVMKIALLCTSMSPVDRPTMREVVLMLIESNKLEGHLDSSSSSSSPSHHSNSSDELIVHV; from the exons ATGGAGAGAATATCATATAGCATGCTCACTGTATTTGTTATTTCCCTTTCGTTTCACCAGTCCATGGGGCTAAATGCTGAGGGACAATACCTCTTGGATATAAAGAGTAGAATTGGTGACGCCTATAACCATCTTAGCAACTGGAATCCTAATGATTCCACTCCTTGTGGATGGAAAGGTGTGAATTGCACCAGTGATTACAATCAAGTAGTTTGGCGTCTTGATTTGAATTCAATGAATCTTTCCGGTTCTTTATCACCAAGTATAGGTGGATTGGTTCATCTGACACTTCTtaatgtttcttttaatttcttgtccAAAAATATACCTAGCGAGATTGGAAACTGTTCAAGTTTGGAGGTTCTTTATCTGGACAATAACCTTTTTGTAGGCCAGCTCCCTGTAGAATTAGCTAAGCTTTCCTGTTTGACAGATTTGAATATAGCCAACAACAGAATATCAGGGCCCCTTCCTGATCAGATAGGAAACCTTTCCTCTCTGTCACTATTGATTGCATATAGTAATAACATCACTGGTCCATTGCCTGCTTCTCTTGGCAACCTTAAGAACTTGAGGACTTTTAGGGCAGGGCAGAATTTGATATCGGGAAGCTTACCCTCAGAGATAGGTGGATGTGAGAGTTTGGAATATCTTGGTCTTGCACAAAATCAGTTAAGTGAAGAAATACCAAAAGAAATTGGAATGCTTCAGAATTTGACAGATTTGATCCTTTGGTCTAATCAGCTTTCTGGGTCTATTCCAGAGGAGCTGGGCAATTGCACCAATTTGGGGACCCTCGCTCTCTACCATAACAAACTTGAGGGGCCTATGCCCCAGGAACTTGGTAATCTTTTATTTCTCAGGAAGTTATACCTCTACGGAAATAACTTGAATGGAGCAATCCCAAAAGAAATTGGGAATCTATCTTTTGCAGTGGAGATTGACTTCTCCGAGAATGAGTTGACCGGAGAGATACCAATTGAGCTGACAAAGATATCTGGGCTGCAATTGCTGTATATTTTTGAGAACGAGCTTAACGGTGTCATACCAGATGAGCTCACAACTTTGGAAAACCTGACAAAGCTTGACCTCTCCATCAATTATCTCTCTGGTACTATTCCTATGGGGTTCCAGCATATGAAGCAACTGGTTATGTTGCAGCTCTTCAACAACTCACTGGGTGGCATCATTCCTCAAGCACTTGGAGTCTACAGCAAACTTTGGGTGGTTGACTTGTCAAATAACCACTTAACAGGAGAAATCCCGCGGCATCTTTGCAGAAATGAAAACCTGATTTTACTGAACCTGGGGTCAAACAATCTCACAGGTTATATCCCAACTGGGGTCACAAATTGCAAGCCACTGGTGCAACTTCATCTTGCTGCAAATGGCCTTGTGGGGAGTTTCCCGTCGGGTTTGTGTAAGATGGTGAACCTCTCAAGTTTTGAATTGGATCAGAACAAGTTCACTGGGCCAATTCCTCCAGAGATAGGTCAATGTCATGTTTTGAAAAGGCTGCATCTCTCAGGTAACTATTTTAATGGTGAATTGCCAAGACAGATAGGCAAACTCTCTCAGCTGGTGATTTTTAATGTCTCATCGAATTTTCTCACCGGAGTGATACCAGCAGAGATTTTTAGCTGCAAGATGCTTCAACGGCTTGATCTCACCAGGAATAGTTTTGTTGGTGCTATACCAAGTGAGATAGGAGCCCTTTCCCAACTCGAGATTCTCATGCTTTCAGAGAATCAACTTTCTGGGAATATACCTGTGGAAGTAGGAAATTTGTCGCGTTTAACTTACTTGCAAATGGGAGGCAACTTATTTTCCGGTGAGATACCAGTTACATTAGGTGGCATTTTGAGCTTGCAGATTGCACTGAATCTTAGTTACAACAATCTCTCTGGGCCAATCCCCACAGAGCTTGGGAATCTTGTGTTGCTGGAATTTCTGCTGCTCAACAACAATCATTTGAGTGGTGAAATCCCAGGCTCCTTTGAGAAATTATCTAGCTTGCTTGGATGCAACTTTTCTAACAATGACTTAACAGGGCCCTTACCTTCCCTGtcactctttcaaaagacaggCATCGGCAGCTTTTTTGGGAACAAGGGGCTTTGTGGTGGACCTTTTGGCAATTGTAATGGATCTCCATCTTTTTCGTCTAATCCCTCAGATGCTGAAGGGAGAAGCCTTCGTATAGGGAAAATCATAGCTATTATTTCAGCAGTCATTGGTGGGATttctctcattttaattttagtcattGTATACTTCATGAGACGTCCTGTCGATATGGTCGCTCCTTTGCAAGATCAATCATCCTCTTCTCCCATTTCAGACATTTACTTTTCCCCCAAGGATGAATTCACTTTCCAGGACTTAGTTGTGGCCACTGAGAATTTTGATGATAGCTTCGTTATAGGAAGAGGAGCCTGTGGAACTGTATATAGGGCAGACTTGCCATGTGGTCGTATCATTGCAGTTAAAAGGCTAGCATCTAACAGGGAGGGAAGCAATATTGACAATAGTTTCCGTGCTGAAATTCAGACTTTGGGAAATATCAGGCATCGGAATATTGTGAAGCTGTATGGTTTCTGCTACCACCAGGGTTCCAACCTCCTTCTTTATGAATACTTAGCAAAGGGTAGCTTGGGAGAATTGCTCCATGGATCACCCTCTAGTCTTGATTGGCGGACAAGATTCAAGATTGCCCTCGGCTCTGCTCACGGTCTTGCTTATTTGCATCATGATTGCAAGCCTCGAATATTTCATCGTGACATAAAGTCTAATAACATTCTGCTTGATGAAAAATTTGACGCTCGTGTTGGGGACTTTGGACTAGCTAAGGTGATTGACATGCCACATTCAAAATCAATGTCTGCAGTTGCTGGTTCTTATGGCTATATTGCCCCTG AATATGCATACACTCTGAAAGTCACCGAAAAGTGCGACATATACAGCTACGGAGTAGTCTTACTGGAATTGCTGACTGGCAGAACACCCGTGCAACCACTAGATCAAGGCGGCGATCTTGTATCATGGGTAAGAAATTACATTCAAGTCCATTCCTTATCACCTGGAATGCTTGATGATCGAGTCAATGTGCAAGATCAGAACACAATCCCTCACATGATTACTGTCATGAAAATTGCTTTACTCTGCACAAGCATGTCTCCTGTTGACAGACCAACAATGCGAGAGGTTGTTTTGATGCTTATTGAGTCTAATAAGCTCGAAGGACACTTagattcctcctcctcctcctcctcgccGAGTCATCATAGTAATTCGAGCGACGAACTTATTGTACATGTGTAA
- the LOC7487727 gene encoding probable leucine-rich repeat receptor-like protein kinase At5g63930 isoform X3, with protein sequence MERISYSMLTVFVISLSFHQSMGLNAEGQYLLDIKSRIGDAYNHLSNWNPNDSTPCGWKGVNCTSDYNQVVWRLDLNSMNLSGSLSPSIGGLVHLTLLNVSFNFLSKNIPSEIGNCSSLEVLYLDNNLFVGQLPVELAKLSCLTDLNIANNRISGPLPDQIGNLSSLSLLIAYSNNITGPLPASLGNLKNLRTFRAGQNLISGSLPSEIGGCESLEYLGLAQNQLSEEIPKEIGMLQNLTDLILWSNQLSGSIPEELGNCTNLGTLALYHNKLEGPMPQELGNLLFLRKLYLYGNNLNGAIPKEIGNLSFAVEIDFSENELTGEIPIELTKISGLQLLYIFENELNGVIPDELTTLENLTKLDLSINYLSGTIPMGFQHMKQLVMLQLFNNSLGGIIPQALGVYSKLWVVDLSNNHLTGEIPRHLCRNENLILLNLGSNNLTGYIPTGVTNCKPLVQLHLAANGLVGSFPSGLCKMVNLSSFELDQNKFTGPIPPEIGQCHVLKRLHLSGNYFNGELPRQIGKLSQLVIFNVSSNFLTGVIPAEIFSCKMLQRLDLTRNSFVGAIPSEIGALSQLEILMLSENQLSGNIPVEVGNLSRLTYLQMGGNLFSGEIPVTLGGILSLQIALNLSYNNLSGPIPTELGNLVLLEFLLLNNNHLSGEIPGSFEKLSSLLGCNFSNNDLTGPLPSLSLFQKTGIGSFFGNKGLCGGPFGNCNGSPSFSSNPSDAEGRSLRIGKIIAIISAVIGGISLILILVIVYFMRRPVDMVAPLQDQSSSSPISDIYFSPKDEFTFQDLVVATENFDDSFVIGRGACGTVYRADLPCGRIIAVKRLASNREGSNIDNSFRAEIQTLGNIRHRNIVKLYGFCYHQGSNLLLYEYLAKGSLGELLHGSPSSLDWRTRFKIALGSAHGLAYLHHDCKPRIFHRDIKSNNILLDEKFDARVGDFGLAKVIDMPHSKSMSAVAGSYGYIAPGKLSQVLLFMMLLHFLNMHTL encoded by the exons ATGGAGAGAATATCATATAGCATGCTCACTGTATTTGTTATTTCCCTTTCGTTTCACCAGTCCATGGGGCTAAATGCTGAGGGACAATACCTCTTGGATATAAAGAGTAGAATTGGTGACGCCTATAACCATCTTAGCAACTGGAATCCTAATGATTCCACTCCTTGTGGATGGAAAGGTGTGAATTGCACCAGTGATTACAATCAAGTAGTTTGGCGTCTTGATTTGAATTCAATGAATCTTTCCGGTTCTTTATCACCAAGTATAGGTGGATTGGTTCATCTGACACTTCTtaatgtttcttttaatttcttgtccAAAAATATACCTAGCGAGATTGGAAACTGTTCAAGTTTGGAGGTTCTTTATCTGGACAATAACCTTTTTGTAGGCCAGCTCCCTGTAGAATTAGCTAAGCTTTCCTGTTTGACAGATTTGAATATAGCCAACAACAGAATATCAGGGCCCCTTCCTGATCAGATAGGAAACCTTTCCTCTCTGTCACTATTGATTGCATATAGTAATAACATCACTGGTCCATTGCCTGCTTCTCTTGGCAACCTTAAGAACTTGAGGACTTTTAGGGCAGGGCAGAATTTGATATCGGGAAGCTTACCCTCAGAGATAGGTGGATGTGAGAGTTTGGAATATCTTGGTCTTGCACAAAATCAGTTAAGTGAAGAAATACCAAAAGAAATTGGAATGCTTCAGAATTTGACAGATTTGATCCTTTGGTCTAATCAGCTTTCTGGGTCTATTCCAGAGGAGCTGGGCAATTGCACCAATTTGGGGACCCTCGCTCTCTACCATAACAAACTTGAGGGGCCTATGCCCCAGGAACTTGGTAATCTTTTATTTCTCAGGAAGTTATACCTCTACGGAAATAACTTGAATGGAGCAATCCCAAAAGAAATTGGGAATCTATCTTTTGCAGTGGAGATTGACTTCTCCGAGAATGAGTTGACCGGAGAGATACCAATTGAGCTGACAAAGATATCTGGGCTGCAATTGCTGTATATTTTTGAGAACGAGCTTAACGGTGTCATACCAGATGAGCTCACAACTTTGGAAAACCTGACAAAGCTTGACCTCTCCATCAATTATCTCTCTGGTACTATTCCTATGGGGTTCCAGCATATGAAGCAACTGGTTATGTTGCAGCTCTTCAACAACTCACTGGGTGGCATCATTCCTCAAGCACTTGGAGTCTACAGCAAACTTTGGGTGGTTGACTTGTCAAATAACCACTTAACAGGAGAAATCCCGCGGCATCTTTGCAGAAATGAAAACCTGATTTTACTGAACCTGGGGTCAAACAATCTCACAGGTTATATCCCAACTGGGGTCACAAATTGCAAGCCACTGGTGCAACTTCATCTTGCTGCAAATGGCCTTGTGGGGAGTTTCCCGTCGGGTTTGTGTAAGATGGTGAACCTCTCAAGTTTTGAATTGGATCAGAACAAGTTCACTGGGCCAATTCCTCCAGAGATAGGTCAATGTCATGTTTTGAAAAGGCTGCATCTCTCAGGTAACTATTTTAATGGTGAATTGCCAAGACAGATAGGCAAACTCTCTCAGCTGGTGATTTTTAATGTCTCATCGAATTTTCTCACCGGAGTGATACCAGCAGAGATTTTTAGCTGCAAGATGCTTCAACGGCTTGATCTCACCAGGAATAGTTTTGTTGGTGCTATACCAAGTGAGATAGGAGCCCTTTCCCAACTCGAGATTCTCATGCTTTCAGAGAATCAACTTTCTGGGAATATACCTGTGGAAGTAGGAAATTTGTCGCGTTTAACTTACTTGCAAATGGGAGGCAACTTATTTTCCGGTGAGATACCAGTTACATTAGGTGGCATTTTGAGCTTGCAGATTGCACTGAATCTTAGTTACAACAATCTCTCTGGGCCAATCCCCACAGAGCTTGGGAATCTTGTGTTGCTGGAATTTCTGCTGCTCAACAACAATCATTTGAGTGGTGAAATCCCAGGCTCCTTTGAGAAATTATCTAGCTTGCTTGGATGCAACTTTTCTAACAATGACTTAACAGGGCCCTTACCTTCCCTGtcactctttcaaaagacaggCATCGGCAGCTTTTTTGGGAACAAGGGGCTTTGTGGTGGACCTTTTGGCAATTGTAATGGATCTCCATCTTTTTCGTCTAATCCCTCAGATGCTGAAGGGAGAAGCCTTCGTATAGGGAAAATCATAGCTATTATTTCAGCAGTCATTGGTGGGATttctctcattttaattttagtcattGTATACTTCATGAGACGTCCTGTCGATATGGTCGCTCCTTTGCAAGATCAATCATCCTCTTCTCCCATTTCAGACATTTACTTTTCCCCCAAGGATGAATTCACTTTCCAGGACTTAGTTGTGGCCACTGAGAATTTTGATGATAGCTTCGTTATAGGAAGAGGAGCCTGTGGAACTGTATATAGGGCAGACTTGCCATGTGGTCGTATCATTGCAGTTAAAAGGCTAGCATCTAACAGGGAGGGAAGCAATATTGACAATAGTTTCCGTGCTGAAATTCAGACTTTGGGAAATATCAGGCATCGGAATATTGTGAAGCTGTATGGTTTCTGCTACCACCAGGGTTCCAACCTCCTTCTTTATGAATACTTAGCAAAGGGTAGCTTGGGAGAATTGCTCCATGGATCACCCTCTAGTCTTGATTGGCGGACAAGATTCAAGATTGCCCTCGGCTCTGCTCACGGTCTTGCTTATTTGCATCATGATTGCAAGCCTCGAATATTTCATCGTGACATAAAGTCTAATAACATTCTGCTTGATGAAAAATTTGACGCTCGTGTTGGGGACTTTGGACTAGCTAAGGTGATTGACATGCCACATTCAAAATCAATGTCTGCAGTTGCTGGTTCTTATGGCTATATTGCCCCTGGTAAGCTATCCCAAGTTCTTTTATTCATGATGCTTCTGCATTTCCTG AATATGCATACACTCTGA
- the LOC7487727 gene encoding probable leucine-rich repeat receptor-like protein kinase At5g63930 isoform X2, protein MERISYSMLTVFVISLSFHQSMGLNAEGQYLLDIKSRIGDAYNHLSNWNPNDSTPCGWKGQLPVELAKLSCLTDLNIANNRISGPLPDQIGNLSSLSLLIAYSNNITGPLPASLGNLKNLRTFRAGQNLISGSLPSEIGGCESLEYLGLAQNQLSEEIPKEIGMLQNLTDLILWSNQLSGSIPEELGNCTNLGTLALYHNKLEGPMPQELGNLLFLRKLYLYGNNLNGAIPKEIGNLSFAVEIDFSENELTGEIPIELTKISGLQLLYIFENELNGVIPDELTTLENLTKLDLSINYLSGTIPMGFQHMKQLVMLQLFNNSLGGIIPQALGVYSKLWVVDLSNNHLTGEIPRHLCRNENLILLNLGSNNLTGYIPTGVTNCKPLVQLHLAANGLVGSFPSGLCKMVNLSSFELDQNKFTGPIPPEIGQCHVLKRLHLSGNYFNGELPRQIGKLSQLVIFNVSSNFLTGVIPAEIFSCKMLQRLDLTRNSFVGAIPSEIGALSQLEILMLSENQLSGNIPVEVGNLSRLTYLQMGGNLFSGEIPVTLGGILSLQIALNLSYNNLSGPIPTELGNLVLLEFLLLNNNHLSGEIPGSFEKLSSLLGCNFSNNDLTGPLPSLSLFQKTGIGSFFGNKGLCGGPFGNCNGSPSFSSNPSDAEGRSLRIGKIIAIISAVIGGISLILILVIVYFMRRPVDMVAPLQDQSSSSPISDIYFSPKDEFTFQDLVVATENFDDSFVIGRGACGTVYRADLPCGRIIAVKRLASNREGSNIDNSFRAEIQTLGNIRHRNIVKLYGFCYHQGSNLLLYEYLAKGSLGELLHGSPSSLDWRTRFKIALGSAHGLAYLHHDCKPRIFHRDIKSNNILLDEKFDARVGDFGLAKVIDMPHSKSMSAVAGSYGYIAPEYAYTLKVTEKCDIYSYGVVLLELLTGRTPVQPLDQGGDLVSWVRNYIQVHSLSPGMLDDRVNVQDQNTIPHMITVMKIALLCTSMSPVDRPTMREVVLMLIESNKLEGHLDSSSSSSSPSHHSNSSDELIVHV, encoded by the exons ATGGAGAGAATATCATATAGCATGCTCACTGTATTTGTTATTTCCCTTTCGTTTCACCAGTCCATGGGGCTAAATGCTGAGGGACAATACCTCTTGGATATAAAGAGTAGAATTGGTGACGCCTATAACCATCTTAGCAACTGGAATCCTAATGATTCCACTCCTTGTGGATGGAAAG GCCAGCTCCCTGTAGAATTAGCTAAGCTTTCCTGTTTGACAGATTTGAATATAGCCAACAACAGAATATCAGGGCCCCTTCCTGATCAGATAGGAAACCTTTCCTCTCTGTCACTATTGATTGCATATAGTAATAACATCACTGGTCCATTGCCTGCTTCTCTTGGCAACCTTAAGAACTTGAGGACTTTTAGGGCAGGGCAGAATTTGATATCGGGAAGCTTACCCTCAGAGATAGGTGGATGTGAGAGTTTGGAATATCTTGGTCTTGCACAAAATCAGTTAAGTGAAGAAATACCAAAAGAAATTGGAATGCTTCAGAATTTGACAGATTTGATCCTTTGGTCTAATCAGCTTTCTGGGTCTATTCCAGAGGAGCTGGGCAATTGCACCAATTTGGGGACCCTCGCTCTCTACCATAACAAACTTGAGGGGCCTATGCCCCAGGAACTTGGTAATCTTTTATTTCTCAGGAAGTTATACCTCTACGGAAATAACTTGAATGGAGCAATCCCAAAAGAAATTGGGAATCTATCTTTTGCAGTGGAGATTGACTTCTCCGAGAATGAGTTGACCGGAGAGATACCAATTGAGCTGACAAAGATATCTGGGCTGCAATTGCTGTATATTTTTGAGAACGAGCTTAACGGTGTCATACCAGATGAGCTCACAACTTTGGAAAACCTGACAAAGCTTGACCTCTCCATCAATTATCTCTCTGGTACTATTCCTATGGGGTTCCAGCATATGAAGCAACTGGTTATGTTGCAGCTCTTCAACAACTCACTGGGTGGCATCATTCCTCAAGCACTTGGAGTCTACAGCAAACTTTGGGTGGTTGACTTGTCAAATAACCACTTAACAGGAGAAATCCCGCGGCATCTTTGCAGAAATGAAAACCTGATTTTACTGAACCTGGGGTCAAACAATCTCACAGGTTATATCCCAACTGGGGTCACAAATTGCAAGCCACTGGTGCAACTTCATCTTGCTGCAAATGGCCTTGTGGGGAGTTTCCCGTCGGGTTTGTGTAAGATGGTGAACCTCTCAAGTTTTGAATTGGATCAGAACAAGTTCACTGGGCCAATTCCTCCAGAGATAGGTCAATGTCATGTTTTGAAAAGGCTGCATCTCTCAGGTAACTATTTTAATGGTGAATTGCCAAGACAGATAGGCAAACTCTCTCAGCTGGTGATTTTTAATGTCTCATCGAATTTTCTCACCGGAGTGATACCAGCAGAGATTTTTAGCTGCAAGATGCTTCAACGGCTTGATCTCACCAGGAATAGTTTTGTTGGTGCTATACCAAGTGAGATAGGAGCCCTTTCCCAACTCGAGATTCTCATGCTTTCAGAGAATCAACTTTCTGGGAATATACCTGTGGAAGTAGGAAATTTGTCGCGTTTAACTTACTTGCAAATGGGAGGCAACTTATTTTCCGGTGAGATACCAGTTACATTAGGTGGCATTTTGAGCTTGCAGATTGCACTGAATCTTAGTTACAACAATCTCTCTGGGCCAATCCCCACAGAGCTTGGGAATCTTGTGTTGCTGGAATTTCTGCTGCTCAACAACAATCATTTGAGTGGTGAAATCCCAGGCTCCTTTGAGAAATTATCTAGCTTGCTTGGATGCAACTTTTCTAACAATGACTTAACAGGGCCCTTACCTTCCCTGtcactctttcaaaagacaggCATCGGCAGCTTTTTTGGGAACAAGGGGCTTTGTGGTGGACCTTTTGGCAATTGTAATGGATCTCCATCTTTTTCGTCTAATCCCTCAGATGCTGAAGGGAGAAGCCTTCGTATAGGGAAAATCATAGCTATTATTTCAGCAGTCATTGGTGGGATttctctcattttaattttagtcattGTATACTTCATGAGACGTCCTGTCGATATGGTCGCTCCTTTGCAAGATCAATCATCCTCTTCTCCCATTTCAGACATTTACTTTTCCCCCAAGGATGAATTCACTTTCCAGGACTTAGTTGTGGCCACTGAGAATTTTGATGATAGCTTCGTTATAGGAAGAGGAGCCTGTGGAACTGTATATAGGGCAGACTTGCCATGTGGTCGTATCATTGCAGTTAAAAGGCTAGCATCTAACAGGGAGGGAAGCAATATTGACAATAGTTTCCGTGCTGAAATTCAGACTTTGGGAAATATCAGGCATCGGAATATTGTGAAGCTGTATGGTTTCTGCTACCACCAGGGTTCCAACCTCCTTCTTTATGAATACTTAGCAAAGGGTAGCTTGGGAGAATTGCTCCATGGATCACCCTCTAGTCTTGATTGGCGGACAAGATTCAAGATTGCCCTCGGCTCTGCTCACGGTCTTGCTTATTTGCATCATGATTGCAAGCCTCGAATATTTCATCGTGACATAAAGTCTAATAACATTCTGCTTGATGAAAAATTTGACGCTCGTGTTGGGGACTTTGGACTAGCTAAGGTGATTGACATGCCACATTCAAAATCAATGTCTGCAGTTGCTGGTTCTTATGGCTATATTGCCCCTG AATATGCATACACTCTGAAAGTCACCGAAAAGTGCGACATATACAGCTACGGAGTAGTCTTACTGGAATTGCTGACTGGCAGAACACCCGTGCAACCACTAGATCAAGGCGGCGATCTTGTATCATGGGTAAGAAATTACATTCAAGTCCATTCCTTATCACCTGGAATGCTTGATGATCGAGTCAATGTGCAAGATCAGAACACAATCCCTCACATGATTACTGTCATGAAAATTGCTTTACTCTGCACAAGCATGTCTCCTGTTGACAGACCAACAATGCGAGAGGTTGTTTTGATGCTTATTGAGTCTAATAAGCTCGAAGGACACTTagattcctcctcctcctcctcctcgccGAGTCATCATAGTAATTCGAGCGACGAACTTATTGTACATGTGTAA